TTATATAATCTATATGTTGTTGTGATATTTTTTTTGGTTATAAATGGTTGCTCTATTGCTATTAAGCTTGGCATCTTGATTATCCCCCATCAATAATTTACCCTTCGCTTAATATTTTACCATACTTTGTATCCGCTTCCAACAATGAATGCCACTTTTATCGAATAAAGTTTGTCCGTTCACCACTGTAGAGCTTAGGCTCTTCTATGCCGTGCTTGCGACCGAGGGCGATGCACTCCATCAACCATGTCATGTTGATAGCAATGTTACGCACTGTTTGAAGACCTTCCAGGTCTTGAAGCACTTCTTGAGGTGTGTTGCCGTGGACGCCGTTCCAATAGGATGAGGAGACGATTGGCATGTTAGAGATAGTAAAGTACTTGTTTAAGACGTCCATGGACGCTGTGGTACCTGCACGTCTAGCCGAAGCAATCATCGCCCCCGGCTTATTGGCTAGGCTTTTGCCACCTGCATAGAAGACACGGTCAAGAAAGGATAGAATGCGTCCCGATGGATGTGCATAGTATACGGGAGTTCCAAAGACAATACCATCAGCCTCTTTGGCTTTCTCTAAAAACGCATTGACCGGATCATCATTAAAGATACAGGCGTTATCAAGCTTACGACACTGCCCACACGCCGTACAGTCACGAATGGGTTGCTTTCCCAGTTGGATAATCTCCGTCTCCACACCTTTGTCCTGATAGACTTTTGCCATAGCTTCTAGTGCTGTATAAGTACACCCATCTTTTCGCGGACTTCCGTTTACCATTAAGACTTTCATTGTATACTCCTCCTTAAATCTCTGCTAAGCGTTGCTTGGCATCTTGGACCATTGCAAGTTTGTTCCCTTTTGCGATAACTTGTTGTAGTTGCTCATGAGCCGTATCTGTATGCCCAAGGTGTAGATTGGATAGTGCCATGATATAAGCAATCCCTGCATGATGACGATTTCGAAGACCTTTTACAAAGTCTTTTTGACTTAAGAGTTCTTCATAATAATCGATACACGCTTGATATTTTTTTAGATAATAGTATCGCTCTGCCGTAAGTAACTGCATCGATTTTTGCATCTTCTTACCTGTGGGTAGCAAGAGACCGACTTCCTGCTCATA
This sequence is a window from Vallitaleaceae bacterium 9-2. Protein-coding genes within it:
- a CDS encoding flavodoxin family protein; translation: MKVLMVNGSPRKDGCTYTALEAMAKVYQDKGVETEIIQLGKQPIRDCTACGQCRKLDNACIFNDDPVNAFLEKAKEADGIVFGTPVYYAHPSGRILSFLDRVFYAGGKSLANKPGAMIASARRAGTTASMDVLNKYFTISNMPIVSSSYWNGVHGNTPQEVLQDLEGLQTVRNIAINMTWLMECIALGRKHGIEEPKLYSGERTNFIR